In the Theobroma cacao cultivar B97-61/B2 chromosome 1, Criollo_cocoa_genome_V2, whole genome shotgun sequence genome, one interval contains:
- the LOC18610711 gene encoding probable protein phosphatase 2C 46, whose translation MLSRLVNFLRACLRPSSDRYAQKGSDAAGRQDGLLWYKDSGQHLVGEFSMAVVQANNLLEDQSQIESGSLSTLESGPYGTFVGIYDGHGGPETSRFINDNLFQHLKRFTTEQQSMSVDVIKKAYQATEEGFFSLVTKQWPMKPLIAAVGSCCLVGVICNGTLYIANLGDSRAVLGRAVKATGDVLAIQLSAEHNVGIESVRQEMHSLHPDDSHIVVLKHNVWRVKGLIQVSRSIGDVYLKKAEFNREPLYQKFRLREPFKKPILSSEPSISVHELQPHDQFLIFASDGLWEHLSNQDAVDIVQNHPRNGTARRLVKAALQEAAKKREMRYSDLKKIDRGVRRHFHDDITVVVVYLDSNLVSKASSVKGPSLSLRGGGVNLPAKTLAPCATPMELNIS comes from the exons ATGTTATCAAGGTTGGTCAACTTTCTGAGGGCCTGCTTGCGGCCGTCCTCGGACCGTTATGCCCAAAAAGGTTCGGATGCAGCAGGCCGGCAAGACGGGCTCCTTTGGTACAAAGACAGTGGGCAGCACTTGGTTGGTGAATTTTCCATGGCTGTTGTCCAGGCTAACAATCTGCTTGAGGATCAGAGCCAGATTGAATCTGGCTCTTTGAGCACTCTTGAGTCTGGTCCATATGGCACCTTTGTAGGAATATACGACGGTCATGGTGGCCCTGAGACATCGCGTTTCATCAATGATAACCTGTTCCAGCATCTAAAGC GGTTCACCACAGAGCAGCAGTCAATGTCTGTGGATGTCATAAAGAAAGCATATCAAGCAACAGAAGAGggatttttctctcttgttaCCAAACAGTGGCCTATGAAGCCCCTAATTGCAGCTGTTGGATCGTGCTGCCTGGTTGGTGTCATTTGTAATGGGACCCTTTACATTGCTAACCTTGGCGATTCTCGTGCTGTGCTGGGAAGGGCTGTCAAGGCAACTGGGGATGTTCTTGCCATCCAGCTGTCAGCAGAGCATAATGTAGGAATAGAGTCTGTCAGGCAAGAGATGCATTCTTTGCATCCTGATGACTCTCATATTGTAGTTTTAAAACATAACGTATGGCGTGTAAAGGGCCTGATACAG GTTTCTAGATCTATTGGTGATGTTTATCTTAAAAAGGCTGAATTCAACAGGGAACCTCTATATCAAAAGTTTCGTCTTCGTGAACCTTTTAAAAAGCCAATTTTGAGCTCTGAACCGTCAATATCTGTGCATGAACTCCAACCTCACGATCAGTTTCTCATATTTGCTTCTGATGGGCTCTGGGAACATCTCAGCAATCAGGATGCAGTTGATATAGTTCAAAATCATCCTCGAAAT GGAACTGCTAGGAGGCTTGTGAAGGCTGCATTGCAGGAAGCTGctaaaaagagagaaatgagATACTCAGATTTGAAGAAGATTGACCGAGGTGTACGCCGGCACTTCCATGATGACATCACAGTTGTAGTTGTATATCTTGATTCAAATCTTGTGAGCAAAGCCAGCTCAGTGAAAGGCCCTTCATTATCCCTGAGAGGAGGCGGAGTTAACCTGCCTGCAAAAACTCTGGCTCCCTGTGCCACACCAATGGAACTCAATATCAGTTGA